One Deltaproteobacteria bacterium genomic region harbors:
- a CDS encoding heavy metal translocating P-type ATPase produces the protein MTDQNSCCSTHAQSGHDHHAKHSSHNTEQIDPVCGMKVNPATAKGGSSSYNGKEYFFCNPKCKTKFDANPQSYLNPNLEKKTQPQNVEYTCPMHPEIRQIGPGSCPICGMALEPLMISLDHEEDQSEYFDMRRRFWISTALSLPLLFITMGGRHLIESASIHATLGYVELLLATPVVLWGGWPFFERFWQSLKNKSPNMFTLIGLGVGVAYGFSIVAILFPHFFPDSFRDPMTGQVGLYFEPAAVIVTLVLLGQVLELKARSQTGAAIKALLGLAPKTARRIKTDGSDEEIEIDAISIGDTLRVRPGEKIPVDGAVISGTSAVDESMVTGESIPSEKLPESKVVAATINGTGALIIRAEKVGKDTLLSQIIQMVADAQRSRAPIQKLADQVSGYFVPAVVLIAILSAIAWGIWGPEPRLAYAIVNAVAVLIIACPCALGLATPMSIMVATGRAAKMGVLFKDAEAIELLRKVQILIVDKTGTLTEGKPKLVTVKTFANVTEETLLQLTASLERESEHPLAAAIVKGAQTRGIALQATSDFQSITGKGAHANVSGRTVAVGNRALMESFGIDSKESGSLADQLRDEGQTVMFVAIDGKLAGLIGVADPIKETTPDAIHTLQKLGLKVVMVTGDNGRTANAVAQKVHVDEVIADVLPHQKVEIVKKFQSEGKIVAMAGDGINDAPALAQAQVGIAMGTGTDVAMKSAGVTLVKGDLGGVVRARELSEATIANIKQNLFFAFIYNALGVPLAAGVLYPVFGWLLSPMIAALAMSLSSVSVIGNALRLKGGK, from the coding sequence ATGACGGATCAGAATTCTTGCTGCTCAACTCATGCTCAAAGTGGACATGACCACCACGCCAAACACTCATCCCACAATACCGAGCAGATTGATCCTGTTTGTGGAATGAAAGTAAATCCAGCAACTGCCAAGGGCGGGTCCTCTTCCTACAATGGAAAGGAATACTTTTTTTGCAATCCCAAATGCAAAACCAAATTCGATGCGAATCCGCAATCCTATCTAAACCCTAATCTTGAGAAGAAAACTCAACCACAGAATGTCGAGTACACCTGCCCAATGCATCCTGAAATTCGGCAGATTGGTCCAGGCAGTTGTCCGATTTGCGGCATGGCGCTGGAGCCTCTAATGATTTCGCTCGATCATGAGGAAGACCAGTCTGAATACTTCGACATGAGAAGACGCTTTTGGATCTCCACTGCCTTAAGTCTTCCGCTTCTTTTCATCACCATGGGCGGACGTCATTTAATTGAGTCTGCCAGCATTCACGCAACTCTTGGTTATGTTGAACTTCTTTTGGCAACTCCAGTCGTACTCTGGGGAGGGTGGCCCTTTTTTGAGAGATTTTGGCAGTCTCTCAAAAATAAAAGTCCCAATATGTTTACCTTGATTGGACTTGGTGTTGGGGTCGCCTACGGATTTAGTATCGTTGCCATTTTATTTCCGCACTTTTTTCCAGACTCATTTAGAGATCCGATGACAGGACAAGTTGGTCTTTACTTTGAACCTGCGGCAGTAATTGTGACTCTTGTACTTCTAGGACAAGTTTTAGAGCTTAAGGCTCGAAGCCAAACTGGAGCTGCGATCAAGGCGCTTTTGGGTCTCGCTCCGAAGACCGCCCGTCGAATCAAGACTGATGGCTCGGATGAAGAAATAGAAATTGATGCAATTTCTATTGGTGACACACTTCGTGTTCGACCCGGAGAAAAAATTCCTGTTGATGGCGCTGTCATTTCAGGAACCAGCGCAGTTGATGAATCAATGGTGACTGGAGAATCTATTCCTTCGGAAAAGTTGCCAGAATCAAAAGTAGTTGCAGCGACTATCAATGGCACGGGAGCCCTCATCATCCGAGCTGAAAAAGTCGGAAAAGATACTTTGCTTTCCCAAATTATTCAGATGGTTGCTGATGCTCAGAGATCACGCGCACCCATTCAGAAGTTGGCCGATCAAGTTTCGGGTTACTTCGTCCCGGCTGTCGTTTTGATCGCAATCCTCTCGGCAATTGCGTGGGGAATCTGGGGACCCGAGCCGAGACTCGCTTACGCAATCGTGAATGCTGTGGCAGTTCTCATCATTGCATGTCCCTGTGCTCTTGGTCTTGCAACACCGATGTCAATTATGGTGGCAACGGGTCGCGCTGCTAAGATGGGAGTTCTATTCAAGGACGCTGAAGCTATTGAGTTACTGCGAAAAGTCCAAATCCTTATTGTGGATAAAACAGGGACTTTGACAGAAGGTAAGCCAAAGCTTGTCACAGTAAAAACTTTTGCAAACGTGACAGAAGAAACTCTTCTGCAACTCACAGCCAGTCTGGAGCGTGAAAGCGAGCATCCTCTAGCTGCTGCCATCGTTAAGGGAGCTCAAACCCGTGGCATCGCACTTCAAGCAACTTCAGACTTTCAGTCAATCACTGGAAAGGGTGCTCATGCGAACGTATCCGGTCGCACAGTAGCAGTTGGAAATCGCGCATTAATGGAAAGTTTTGGAATTGATTCAAAAGAAAGTGGGAGCTTGGCCGATCAACTCCGAGATGAGGGCCAAACTGTCATGTTTGTGGCGATTGATGGAAAGCTTGCCGGATTAATCGGAGTGGCAGATCCCATTAAGGAAACAACCCCGGATGCAATTCATACTCTTCAAAAATTGGGTCTTAAGGTTGTCATGGTTACAGGTGACAACGGGCGAACTGCCAATGCGGTTGCTCAAAAAGTTCACGTTGATGAAGTGATCGCAGATGTTTTGCCGCATCAGAAGGTTGAGATCGTTAAGAAGTTTCAATCCGAGGGCAAAATTGTCGCAATGGCCGGAGATGGGATCAACGACGCTCCCGCGCTCGCGCAAGCCCAAGTTGGTATCGCCATGGGAACAGGAACTGACGTTGCGATGAAAAGTGCAGGCGTCACTCTCGTCAAAGGTGATCTTGGGGGTGTTGTTCGCGCGCGTGAGTTGAGCGAAGCAACTATTGCAAACATTAAGCAAAATTTATTCTTTGCGTTTATTTACAATGCGCTGGGTGTTCCACTAGCAGCGGGCGTTCTGTACCCGGTTTTTGGCTGGTTACTAAGCCCGATGATCGCGGCTCTTGCTATGAGCTTGAGTTCAGTTTCTGTGATCGGAAATGCATTAAGGTTGAAGGGCGGGAAGTAG
- a CDS encoding metal-sensitive transcriptional regulator: protein MAKKGASHHTQASRLAKIEGQIRGVIKMIEEERYCIDIVTQLKAITSALRSVERSVVEQHVDTCVLRAIDAENSKEKDRHLREITDLLKASCR from the coding sequence ATGGCCAAAAAAGGCGCGTCGCATCACACTCAGGCATCTCGCCTCGCCAAGATCGAGGGTCAGATCCGAGGTGTGATTAAAATGATAGAGGAAGAGCGCTACTGCATTGATATCGTTACGCAGCTAAAGGCGATAACTTCAGCCCTGAGGTCCGTAGAAAGATCAGTCGTTGAACAGCACGTCGATACCTGTGTGCTTCGAGCCATTGACGCTGAAAACAGCAAGGAAAAAGACCGTCATTTACGCGAAATAACGGATTTACTGAAAGCATCCTGCCGGTAA
- a CDS encoding TolC family protein has product MKSITRSPWAKFVREYLFKKILFSFFLLFAFSFPAFGSELSLTEYLSQVKQANPTLRSSTLRAEALDHRVDPAGTLDDPFVAGGVDQIPFEGGMGSVTRYQISQTIPFPGKLSAKSSVAENRARSAKSDSETYNREITVLATQAFFRLYYSQRALELNERLKQIVESTVVSTKARYKTGEAGHHDWLLAKVELSVFEIEKLRLLREQKTIQAIVNELRDQPASTAIGTLSPKFSSGELKESELPSLENQPELKSLEFFVSQAENEKKLAKLSYFPDFVIQGMAMYPSPEMMEEKSNWGVMIGINIPLYFWRKQSELSTAASIDKEAAILEKRNIENRLNTESLDAREQFKTAKDVAALYKSTVIPTTNLAVQNAKSGYAARRLPLTQYLETLKVQRTQELEFLAAQIDVELARTRLKELLSSPPLLRLAPAKPSLFGGGAMGSASMGSDTVGMGRGMSGPTRKSKGSSGPSESGSSGMGGM; this is encoded by the coding sequence ATGAAATCCATCACGAGAAGCCCATGGGCAAAATTTGTGAGAGAGTATCTTTTCAAGAAGATACTCTTTAGTTTTTTTCTCTTATTTGCCTTTAGTTTTCCCGCTTTCGGCAGCGAATTAAGTCTTACTGAGTATTTATCCCAAGTTAAACAAGCAAATCCTACGCTGCGATCATCCACACTTAGAGCTGAGGCATTAGATCATCGTGTTGATCCTGCTGGAACATTAGATGATCCCTTCGTTGCTGGTGGCGTAGATCAAATCCCCTTTGAAGGTGGGATGGGTTCGGTAACTCGCTATCAGATCAGTCAGACCATTCCCTTTCCTGGAAAACTTTCCGCAAAATCCTCTGTTGCAGAAAATAGAGCCCGCTCGGCAAAGAGTGACTCGGAGACTTATAATCGGGAAATTACCGTGTTAGCAACACAGGCTTTCTTTAGACTCTACTACAGCCAAAGGGCTCTTGAGCTCAATGAACGACTCAAACAAATCGTCGAGAGTACCGTTGTAAGTACCAAGGCTCGTTATAAAACAGGAGAGGCTGGTCATCACGATTGGTTACTGGCTAAAGTTGAGCTCTCTGTCTTTGAAATTGAAAAGCTGAGACTTCTGCGGGAGCAGAAAACTATTCAGGCCATCGTCAATGAGCTGAGAGATCAGCCCGCCTCAACTGCTATTGGCACTCTTTCGCCAAAATTTTCCAGTGGTGAGCTTAAAGAGAGTGAACTTCCATCACTAGAAAATCAACCCGAACTCAAATCTTTAGAATTTTTTGTTTCGCAGGCAGAAAATGAAAAGAAACTAGCAAAGCTTTCATACTTTCCCGATTTTGTGATTCAGGGAATGGCTATGTATCCAAGTCCGGAAATGATGGAAGAGAAATCGAACTGGGGTGTCATGATTGGAATCAACATCCCACTTTATTTTTGGCGAAAACAATCTGAGCTTTCTACTGCCGCTTCTATAGATAAAGAAGCTGCGATTTTAGAAAAGAGAAATATAGAAAATCGACTTAATACGGAATCTCTGGATGCCAGAGAACAATTCAAAACGGCCAAAGATGTCGCAGCTCTTTATAAAAGCACTGTGATTCCCACGACAAATCTGGCGGTTCAAAATGCAAAATCCGGATACGCAGCTAGGCGCCTTCCGCTCACTCAATATTTAGAGACACTCAAAGTTCAACGCACTCAGGAACTAGAATTCTTAGCGGCTCAAATCGACGTGGAACTCGCAAGAACGAGGCTTAAAGAACTTCTCTCATCACCTCCCCTCTTGAGACTAGCACCAGCAAAACCAAGTCTTTTTGGCGGAGGCGCCATGGGAAGCGCCTCCATGGGATCTGACACGGTCGGCATGGGTCGCGGAATGAGTGGGCCGACACGAAAATCAAAAGGATCATCTGGACCTAGCGAAAGTGGGAGTTCGGGAATGGGAGGTATGTAA
- a CDS encoding efflux RND transporter periplasmic adaptor subunit: MRLDIYFFLLMGCANAFAQTHSGHGEVPKAPNAPKTPIKLAPQKAEPAKKDEARVPIEVPLEQQSKIGLKVVRAEKKKVEHTIRTVGTVTADQTKEAHVHTKINGWVEQIYADYIGKPVKKGQSLFELYSPDLVSTQEEYLAARKQGAPGREIAVTALERLKLWGVPQSEIDRLKKSGKAKRSVTFDSPVDGFIVNKTAIQGMYITPEMELYHIADLSRIWIIVTLYEYDVAVISVGDEAEIQLPYDPDKSFKGKISYIYPEIELETRTAKARIELDNLDQKLKPGMFSNISLKKNLGEAIVIPDDAVIDTGARKIVFIKTGTSRFEPREIKAGPRIENTFAILSGLKEGEEIVTSAHFLIDAESKFQAALQKGSPTNSGHGGHGEK; encoded by the coding sequence ATGCGACTTGATATTTATTTTTTTTTACTGATGGGCTGTGCGAATGCGTTCGCGCAAACTCATAGTGGACATGGGGAAGTGCCAAAGGCTCCCAATGCTCCAAAGACTCCCATCAAATTAGCTCCTCAAAAGGCAGAGCCTGCAAAAAAGGATGAGGCTCGTGTTCCCATCGAAGTGCCCTTAGAGCAACAATCAAAAATTGGGCTCAAAGTAGTAAGGGCCGAGAAGAAAAAGGTGGAGCACACGATTCGAACCGTAGGAACGGTCACTGCTGACCAAACCAAAGAAGCTCACGTCCATACAAAAATCAACGGCTGGGTTGAGCAGATATATGCGGACTACATCGGTAAGCCCGTAAAAAAAGGACAATCTCTTTTTGAACTCTATAGCCCCGACCTAGTTTCCACTCAGGAAGAATACTTAGCGGCAAGGAAACAAGGCGCGCCTGGCAGAGAAATCGCCGTGACGGCACTTGAACGACTTAAGCTTTGGGGGGTTCCGCAAAGTGAGATCGATAGACTTAAAAAATCAGGAAAAGCTAAGAGATCGGTCACATTTGATTCGCCAGTTGATGGTTTTATCGTCAATAAGACAGCCATTCAAGGAATGTACATTACTCCTGAAATGGAACTCTATCACATCGCTGACCTTTCGCGAATTTGGATCATTGTTACTCTTTATGAATATGATGTGGCTGTTATTTCAGTCGGTGATGAAGCCGAAATTCAGCTTCCCTATGACCCAGACAAATCATTCAAAGGAAAAATTAGCTACATTTATCCAGAGATTGAACTTGAGACAAGAACGGCCAAGGCACGAATTGAACTAGATAATCTTGATCAGAAATTGAAGCCTGGGATGTTTTCAAATATTTCGTTAAAGAAAAATCTCGGCGAGGCCATCGTTATTCCGGACGATGCCGTCATTGATACCGGAGCAAGAAAAATCGTTTTCATCAAAACTGGCACCTCCCGCTTTGAACCCAGAGAAATCAAAGCCGGTCCAAGAATTGAAAATACGTTTGCCATTCTTTCTGGACTTAAAGAAGGGGAAGAGATTGTGACAAGCGCACATTTTCTTATCGATGCTGAAAGTAAATTCCAAGCCGCTCTTCAAAAAGGTTCACCAACAAATTCAGGTCATGGCGGCCATGGCGAAAAGTGA
- a CDS encoding efflux RND transporter permease subunit: protein MIEKIITWCGRNARVTIILAVLLGLWGAYCLKNIKVDAIPDLSETQVIIFTEWMGRSPDLIENQITYPLVTAMLSAPKVSVVRGFSMFGMSFVYVIFEDKTDLYWARSRVIEYLSKLSGQLPQGASPSIGPDASGVGWVFQYALVDTSGKYNLSEIKTFQDWYLKYWLTSVPGVAEVASVGGFEKQYQVEVDPNKLAALKIPIQKVINSIRESNKDVGGRTLEVSEREYYVRGLGYIKDPREIENISVGIGPNNTPIRVADVGRVSLGPNIRRGLSDLDGKGDTVGGLVVMRQGEDVSRVIESVKNKIEEVKGAFPPGLELKIIYDRSSLIKEAVATLRNNIVEEIILVCLVILVFLFHIRSALVVAITLPLSILISMIPLYYLNISLNIMSMGGIILAVGDIVDGVVVFIENTHKKLAANKGARSSQELAIEACKELGPSIFSALLIIGISFLPIFALQAQEGKLFHPLAYTKTFAMIAAALVSITVTPPLIAYFVKGKIRSEQENPINRWLLARYKPILQWCLGHSKAVLGGMLALVTICVFAFTRLGSEFMPPLWEGDLLYMPITTPGISVTASSDLLTRQGAAIKAVPEVETVFGKAGRFETATDPAPLSMFEYTIRLKPRSQWRKGLDDEELVSELDKAVEVPGLNRAWTKPVRGRIDMLSTGIRTPVGIKIYGKDLKVIEDIGQQLERTLNTVRGTRSVYAERIIGGYYLDFEPDRHALARYGLNVGDAQMVVETAIGGMEISQTIEGRERYTINVRYPRELRDNIEKLSRILVATPTGTQVPLGQLGKLTTRMGPPMVLDENGSLAGYVYIDLKDRDPGGYVNDAKEAVKREVKIPQGYFISWTGQYEYLERMQSRMKIVLPLTLLLIFAFLYFSMRSVSRSVMIMASVPLSLIGGILLMWALGYNTSVAVWAGAIALIGVAVETTSIMIVFLDQAWNRRKADGLLKTSDDFTQATLEGAQKSLRSVLMAVSMNIFGLLPVMLATGLGADVMKRISSPMFGGLISLMLLTLVVIPVIYKMREERVTLKGAPL from the coding sequence ATGATCGAAAAAATTATCACTTGGTGCGGAAGAAACGCCAGAGTCACAATCATACTTGCCGTTCTGTTAGGTCTTTGGGGCGCTTATTGCCTTAAAAATATTAAAGTCGATGCAATTCCAGATTTGTCAGAGACCCAAGTTATTATTTTCACAGAATGGATGGGCAGAAGTCCGGACCTAATCGAAAATCAGATTACCTATCCCTTAGTTACCGCCATGCTTTCGGCACCAAAGGTGTCGGTCGTGCGTGGCTTTTCAATGTTTGGAATGTCCTTTGTTTATGTGATTTTTGAAGACAAGACCGATCTCTACTGGGCGAGATCCCGAGTCATCGAGTATTTATCAAAGCTTTCTGGGCAACTTCCACAAGGGGCAAGTCCTTCCATCGGACCCGACGCAAGCGGCGTAGGTTGGGTATTCCAGTACGCCTTAGTTGATACCTCTGGAAAATATAATCTGTCCGAAATCAAAACCTTTCAGGATTGGTATTTAAAATATTGGTTAACTTCAGTTCCAGGTGTTGCCGAGGTCGCAAGTGTTGGTGGATTTGAAAAACAATATCAAGTTGAAGTAGATCCAAATAAACTGGCTGCTCTTAAGATTCCTATTCAAAAAGTCATAAACTCTATTCGCGAAAGTAACAAGGATGTCGGCGGAAGGACCTTAGAGGTATCCGAACGCGAGTACTATGTGCGAGGGCTTGGCTATATCAAAGATCCAAGAGAGATTGAAAATATATCTGTTGGAATCGGTCCTAATAATACACCCATTCGCGTAGCAGATGTAGGCCGAGTCAGCCTTGGACCTAATATTAGACGCGGACTTTCCGATCTTGATGGCAAAGGCGACACCGTCGGCGGGCTTGTCGTGATGAGGCAAGGAGAAGATGTTTCCAGAGTCATAGAGTCCGTAAAGAATAAAATTGAAGAAGTAAAAGGAGCTTTTCCGCCTGGGCTAGAGCTTAAAATTATTTACGACAGATCTTCGTTAATTAAAGAAGCTGTCGCCACTCTAAGAAATAATATTGTCGAAGAGATCATCCTCGTCTGCCTGGTTATTTTAGTTTTTCTATTTCATATTCGTAGCGCTTTGGTTGTTGCCATCACGTTGCCGCTTTCGATTTTGATTTCGATGATTCCGCTATATTACTTAAATATTAGTCTCAACATTATGTCGATGGGTGGGATCATTCTTGCTGTCGGCGATATTGTCGATGGTGTTGTCGTCTTCATTGAGAACACGCATAAAAAGTTGGCCGCGAATAAGGGTGCCAGATCCTCACAAGAACTTGCTATTGAGGCCTGCAAAGAGTTGGGTCCATCGATTTTTAGTGCGCTCCTTATTATTGGTATTTCTTTTCTCCCTATTTTTGCTCTCCAGGCCCAAGAGGGAAAGCTGTTTCATCCCCTGGCCTATACGAAGACATTTGCCATGATCGCAGCGGCACTCGTATCAATTACTGTTACGCCACCACTGATTGCATATTTTGTTAAAGGAAAAATAAGGAGCGAGCAGGAAAATCCAATCAATCGCTGGCTACTTGCACGCTACAAACCCATTTTGCAATGGTGCTTGGGGCACTCTAAGGCTGTGCTTGGAGGAATGTTAGCCCTAGTCACCATTTGCGTTTTTGCATTTACACGCCTTGGCTCAGAATTTATGCCACCGCTTTGGGAAGGGGATCTTCTCTATATGCCGATCACCACTCCAGGAATATCGGTAACGGCAAGCTCTGATCTGCTAACCAGACAGGGCGCAGCTATCAAAGCAGTTCCGGAGGTCGAAACCGTTTTTGGAAAAGCGGGACGCTTTGAGACGGCGACTGATCCAGCACCCTTATCTATGTTTGAATACACAATCCGTCTAAAGCCCCGCAGCCAGTGGCGAAAAGGTTTAGATGACGAAGAATTAGTTTCAGAACTTGATAAAGCTGTCGAAGTTCCAGGATTAAATCGAGCTTGGACCAAGCCTGTTCGGGGCCGCATTGACATGCTCTCCACGGGCATTCGTACTCCGGTCGGGATTAAAATTTACGGCAAAGATTTAAAAGTTATCGAAGATATAGGACAGCAGCTTGAGCGCACACTGAATACTGTTCGCGGAACTAGAAGTGTTTACGCCGAACGAATCATTGGCGGGTATTACCTAGATTTCGAGCCAGACCGCCACGCCCTTGCACGATACGGTCTTAATGTCGGTGATGCGCAGATGGTCGTCGAAACGGCTATTGGCGGAATGGAAATTTCTCAAACCATCGAAGGACGAGAACGCTATACGATCAATGTTAGGTATCCGCGAGAATTGCGAGATAACATTGAAAAACTAAGCCGCATTCTTGTTGCGACGCCAACCGGAACTCAGGTTCCCCTTGGGCAGTTGGGAAAACTAACAACACGAATGGGTCCACCCATGGTGCTGGATGAAAACGGATCGCTTGCCGGTTACGTTTACATTGATCTCAAAGACCGAGATCCGGGCGGATACGTCAATGATGCAAAAGAAGCAGTTAAAAGAGAGGTCAAAATCCCCCAGGGGTATTTCATTTCATGGACCGGCCAATATGAATATCTAGAGCGTATGCAAAGCCGAATGAAGATCGTACTTCCGCTTACGCTTCTTCTGATATTTGCATTCCTTTACTTCAGTATGAGATCAGTTTCGAGATCTGTCATGATTATGGCCTCAGTTCCCCTATCGCTCATTGGCGGGATTCTTTTGATGTGGGCCCTTGGTTACAACACCAGTGTGGCCGTCTGGGCTGGTGCTATCGCGTTGATAGGAGTCGCGGTTGAGACCACTTCCATTATGATCGTTTTCTTAGACCAAGCTTGGAACAGGCGAAAGGCCGATGGCCTGCTGAAAACTTCCGATGATTTTACTCAGGCCACTCTTGAGGGGGCTCAAAAAAGTTTAAGATCTGTTTTGATGGCCGTAAGCATGAATATTTTTGGGTTGCTTCCGGTCATGCTGGCGACGGGACTCGGAGCAGATGTCATGAAACGAATTTCCTCTCCAATGTTTGGGGGGCTCATTTCATTGATGCTACTGACTCTCGTGGTGATTCCCGTCATCTATAAAATGCGCGAAGAAAGAGTGACCCTAAAAGGAGCGCCGTTATGA
- a CDS encoding cation-translocating P-type ATPase produces the protein MMSATASSPWAKSENEVLEVLQVALNQGLSAEEAKTRLETFGPNVLRAEKKVSALQRFLSQLKSPVVIILLIATFITAVLGEVTDSVAIAIIVIINSLIGYFQETKAEAAVEALKKLSAPKARVLRDGNILEVMGSDLCPGDILILEAGDYVPADCRIIQASQLSADEAILTGESLPVVKAAHPVSESSTLADRKNMLFASTAVTTGTARAVVTATNMNTEIGRIAGLLDASISAKTPLQAKLEQVSNKLLIFCGLVVVIVAILGIVHGEKWLDVLMSAISLAVAAIPEGLPTVVTLALTMAVSRMTKRNAIVRHLPAVETLGSTNVICTDKTGTLTTGKMRVRETFIPARGILNELDGNLAGVNEQVHDSKRLIECSVLCSNASINDDGLATGDPTEVALLYLAKNHDLDLKILASSFPRLAEWSFDSERKRMSVAVQSDSQVIIHSKGAPESILPLCKLNDVEKNKIQIAIETLSSQGRRILAIASKPLGETRTEFNITLYKDHSSVENNLTFLGLIAIADPPRKESIPAIQECKAAGIKVVMITGDHPITAKAIARELGIVEDGKFDQVLTGAQLDTMSAQDLEEHVERTAVYARVTPEHKLKIIQAWQNKGNVVAMTGDGVNDAPALKQASIGIAMGKGGTEVARQASSMILTDDNFSTIVSAVEEGRAIYGNIRRTIQYLLSGNLSEILIMLGAALLGWPAPLAPIHLLWINLVTDGLPALALAAEPVPKNVLGFTKRPSPSTFFDRSFYREMTFVGLLTSILTLAVYGYSLKNEDEITARTHAFSFLVFAELFRSFACRSEHKTFFQMGLTSNLYHLAAVAVPISFQIILHHSDLFRGIFKVNEISWTECFVMFALTLIPVTIIEVRKIVRQKVGGH, from the coding sequence ATGATGAGCGCAACTGCAAGCTCTCCTTGGGCAAAATCAGAAAATGAAGTCTTAGAAGTTCTCCAAGTAGCACTAAATCAGGGTCTTTCCGCAGAAGAAGCAAAAACTCGTCTTGAGACGTTTGGACCCAATGTTTTAAGAGCCGAAAAAAAGGTGAGCGCCCTACAAAGATTTTTATCCCAGCTAAAAAGTCCTGTGGTGATTATACTTTTGATTGCGACATTTATTACAGCCGTACTGGGTGAAGTCACCGATTCAGTCGCCATCGCCATCATCGTAATTATTAATTCCTTGATTGGTTACTTCCAGGAAACAAAAGCAGAAGCTGCCGTCGAGGCTTTGAAGAAATTGTCTGCCCCCAAGGCTAGAGTTCTTAGAGACGGCAATATTTTAGAGGTAATGGGTTCGGATCTATGTCCTGGTGACATTTTGATTTTAGAAGCGGGCGATTATGTGCCTGCTGATTGTCGGATCATTCAAGCAAGTCAGCTTTCTGCCGATGAAGCCATTCTCACGGGAGAATCTCTTCCAGTCGTAAAGGCGGCTCATCCGGTTTCTGAAAGCTCAACTTTAGCTGATAGAAAAAACATGCTCTTTGCCAGCACGGCTGTAACGACTGGAACAGCTAGAGCCGTAGTCACCGCCACCAATATGAATACAGAAATTGGGCGCATCGCTGGGCTACTTGACGCAAGCATCTCCGCAAAAACTCCCCTGCAAGCAAAGCTTGAGCAAGTTAGCAATAAGCTGCTTATTTTTTGCGGACTAGTCGTGGTTATCGTTGCGATACTGGGTATCGTTCATGGAGAGAAATGGCTTGATGTCTTAATGTCGGCAATAAGCCTGGCTGTCGCCGCGATTCCAGAAGGCCTTCCTACTGTTGTGACCCTGGCTCTCACGATGGCTGTGAGTCGCATGACAAAGCGAAATGCCATTGTAAGGCATCTTCCCGCTGTGGAAACTCTGGGTTCAACCAATGTCATCTGTACCGACAAGACAGGAACGTTGACTACCGGGAAAATGAGAGTGCGGGAGACATTCATTCCTGCTAGAGGAATTTTAAATGAGCTCGACGGAAACTTAGCGGGAGTAAATGAACAGGTCCACGACTCAAAACGCCTTATAGAATGCTCGGTTTTATGTTCGAATGCTTCCATCAATGATGATGGGCTCGCTACGGGCGATCCCACAGAAGTAGCACTTCTTTATTTAGCAAAAAATCATGATCTTGATCTTAAAATTTTGGCTTCAAGTTTTCCGAGGCTAGCTGAGTGGAGCTTTGATAGCGAAAGAAAGCGAATGAGTGTTGCGGTTCAATCGGACTCTCAGGTCATTATTCATAGCAAGGGTGCTCCAGAATCTATTCTCCCTCTTTGTAAATTAAATGACGTTGAAAAAAATAAAATCCAGATTGCTATTGAAACTCTCTCTTCTCAGGGTAGACGCATATTGGCTATTGCCTCAAAGCCTCTTGGCGAAACTCGTACAGAATTCAATATTACCCTCTATAAGGATCATTCTTCCGTTGAGAACAATCTCACGTTTTTAGGTTTGATTGCTATTGCAGATCCTCCTCGGAAGGAAAGCATTCCAGCCATTCAAGAATGTAAGGCGGCTGGAATAAAGGTCGTCATGATTACAGGCGATCATCCGATAACCGCTAAGGCTATTGCTCGGGAACTTGGAATCGTCGAAGACGGCAAGTTCGATCAGGTTCTAACCGGAGCCCAATTGGATACTATGTCCGCGCAAGACCTTGAAGAACATGTGGAGCGTACGGCCGTTTACGCAAGGGTCACACCAGAACATAAATTAAAAATCATTCAGGCTTGGCAAAATAAAGGAAATGTTGTCGCCATGACCGGAGATGGTGTGAATGATGCTCCAGCTTTAAAGCAAGCCTCGATAGGGATTGCGATGGGCAAGGGTGGTACAGAAGTCGCCCGTCAGGCTTCGTCCATGATTTTAACAGACGACAATTTCTCGACTATTGTTTCGGCTGTCGAGGAAGGGCGTGCAATATATGGAAATATTCGCCGAACAATTCAATATCTTCTATCTGGAAATTTATCTGAAATTCTTATTATGTTAGGAGCGGCTCTCTTAGGCTGGCCAGCGCCATTGGCGCCTATTCATCTCCTTTGGATCAATCTGGTTACCGACGGTCTTCCTGCATTAGCCTTAGCTGCCGAACCCGTCCCCAAAAACGTTCTTGGTTTTACTAAGAGACCATCACCTTCTACTTTCTTTGATCGTAGTTTTTATCGCGAAATGACTTTTGTAGGGCTCCTTACTTCGATTCTTACTCTCGCTGTTTATGGTTACAGCTTAAAAAATGAAGATGAAATTACCGCAAGAACTCACGCCTTCTCTTTTCTTGTATTCGCCGAACTTTTTAGATCCTTTGCTTGCCGGAGTGAACATAAGACGTTTTTCCAAATGGGACTTACTTCAAATCTCTATCACTTGGCCGCAGTGGCAGTTCCGATTTCATTTCAAATCATTCTTCATCACTCGGATCTTTTCCGAGGCATCTTTAAAGTCAATGAGATCAGTTGGACGGAATGTTTTGTGATGTTCGCGCTGACATTGATCCCGGTTACCATCATTGAGGTGAGGAAGATTGTTCGACAAAAAGTAGGTGGCCATTGA